A genomic window from Cucumis melo cultivar AY chromosome 8, USDA_Cmelo_AY_1.0, whole genome shotgun sequence includes:
- the LOC103484485 gene encoding transcription factor VOZ1 isoform X1, with translation MGKHSKTSCKSASHKLFKDKAKNRVDDLQSIFVDLQYARKESRTVDVTVLEEQVHQMLREWKAELNEPSPASSLQQGGSLGSFSSDICRLLQLCEEDDDASSPLAAPKPEPNEQNLQVGDTMALQEGFNVNRVHQEQGFPLVDQRKNSPSGVHGMAMNNLEGPTHLECHQLDLHQGFEHNFYSVLNGRGLCGEGAIPHVSSYCPSIFPPPAAFLGPKCALWDCPRPAQGMDWCEDYCSSFHAALALNEGPPGMGPVLRPGGIGLKDGLLFAALSAKAQGKDVGIPECEGAATAKSPWNAPELFDLSILEGEMIREWLFFDKPRRAFESGNRKQRSLPDYSGRGWHESRKQVMNEFGGLKRSYYMDPQPLNHFEWHLYEYEINKYDACALYRLELKLVDGKKGSKAKVSNDSVADLQRQMGRLTAEFPDNKRFVKGRTRINTKVGLGNVYPSANRVMPPSGTYDYMLHAQYDYLVENLSEYYLT, from the exons ATGGGAAAACATTCGAAGACCAGTTGCAAGTCGGCCTCCCACAAGCTATTTAAGGATAAGGCAAAGAACCGGGTTGATGATCTGCAAAGTATATTTGTAGATTTGCAGTATGCAAGGAAAGAGAGCCGCACAGTTGATGTGACGGTTCTCGAGGAACAAGTCCATCAGATGCTTCGTGAGTGGAAAGCTGAGCTGAACGAGCCTTCTCCAGCATCCTCTTTGCAACAA GGTGGAAGTCTTGGGTCGTTTTCATCGGACATTTGTCGATTGTTACAACTTTGCGAGGAGGATGATGATGCGTCTAGTCCATTAGCTGCTCCTAAGCCTGAACCTAATGAACAAAATTTGCAGGTTGGAGATACTATGGCACTTCAAGAG GGATTTAATGTGAATCGTGTACACCAAGAACAAGGCTTCCCTCTAGTGGATCAACGCAAGAACTCCCCTTCAGGAGTTCATGGTATGGCTATGAATAACTTGGAAGGACCTACACATTTGGAGTGTCATCAGCTTGATTTGCATCAGGGTTTTGAGCACAACTTTTACTCTGTCCTTAATGGTAGAGGATTGTGTGGGGAGGGTGCAATTCCTCATGTTTCTAGCTACTGTCCCAGTATTTTCCCTCCACCTGCTGCTTTTTTAGGTCCAAAATGTGCACTTTGGGATTGCCCACGACCTGCCCaagggatggattggtgtgagGACTACTGTAGCAGCTTCCATGCTGCCTTAGCATTGAATGAAGGTCCTCCTGGAATGGGTCCAGTTTTACGGCCTGGTGGAATTGGTCTGAAAGATGGTTTGCTTTTTGCTGCTCTTAGTGCAAAGGCACAAGGGAAAGATGTTGGTATCCCTGAATGTGAAGGAGCTGCCACCGCAAAGTCCCCATGGAACGCTCCTG AGCTTTTTGATCTGTCAATATTGGAGGGTGAGATGATTAGGGAGTGGCTTTTCTTTGATAAGCCTCGTAGAGCATTTGAGAGTGGTAATAGAAAGCAGAGGTCACTGCCTGATTACAGTGGACGCGGTTGGCATGAGTCAAGAAAGCAAGTGATGAATGAGTTTGGAGGGCTGAAAAGATCTTATTACATGGATCCTCAGCCATTGAACCACTTTGAGTGGCATCTTTATGAATATGAAATTAACAAGTATGACGCTTGCGCTTTGTATAGATTGGAGCTGAAACTTGTTGATGGGAAAAAAGGTTCTAAGGCAAAGGTATCTAATGATTCAGTTGCTGATTTACAGAGGCAAATGGGGAGACTGACTGCCGAATTTCCTGATAATAAACGCTTTGTTAAGGGGAGGACCAGAATTAACACAAAAGTTGGTCTTGGAAATGTTTACCCCTCAGCAAATAGAGTCATGCCGCCCAGTGGAACTTATGACTATATGCTTCATGCCCAATATGATTACCTTGTGGAGAATTTGAGTGAATATTACCTTACATAG
- the LOC103484486 gene encoding OPA3-like protein, whose product MVLPLLKLGTLALKTLSKPLGNRLKKQAALHPRFRQFIINVAQMNHRMSTQMQRRIYSHATDVEIRPLDEEKAVQAAVDLIGEVFVFSVAGAVVIFEVQRSARSEARKEEVRKQEIEALRQRDESLSAEVELLKHKLVELEQAAKGRGLGSILNFKHANSESGNSAKPA is encoded by the exons ATGGTACTCCCGTTATTGAAGCTTGGAACCCTGGCTTTGAAAACTCTGAGCAAGCCACTCGGTAACAGACTCAAGAAACAAGCTGCGTTGCACCCCAGATTTAGGCAGTTCATCATTAATGTGGCCCAG ATGAACCATCGGATGTCAACACAAATGCAAAGACGCATATATAGTCATGCAACTGATGTAGAAATTCGCCCCTTGGATGAGGAGAAGGCTGTTCAGGCTGCTGTAGACCTGATTGGCGAGGTTTTTGTATTCTCG GTAGCAGGAGCAGTAGTGATATTTGAGGTTCAAAGAAGTGCAAGGTCAGAAGCCAGAAAAGAAGAAGTACGCAAACAAGAAATTGAG GCATTGAGGCAAAGAGACGAAAGCTTATCGGCAGAAGTGGAACTTTTGAAGCATAAACTTGTAGAATTGGAACAAGCAGCCAAAGGGCGAGGTCTTGGTAGTATTTTGAACTTCAAACATGCTAATTCAGAAAGTGGGAATTCAGCAAAGCCCGCTTGA
- the LOC103484485 gene encoding transcription factor VOZ1 isoform X2, with protein MGKHSKTSCKSASHKLFKDKAKNRVDDLQSIFVDLQYARKESRTVDVTVLEEQVHQMLREWKAELNEPSPASSLQQGGSLGSFSSDICRLLQLCEEDDDASSPLAAPKPEPNEQNLQVGDTMALQEGFNVNRVHQEQGFPLVDQRKNSPSGVHGMAMNNLEGPTHLECHQLDLHQGFEHNFYSVLNGRGLCGEGAIPHVSSYCPSIFPPPAAFLGPKCALWDCPRPAQGMDWCEDYCSSFHAALALNEGPPGMGPVLRPGGIGLKDGLLFAALSAKAQGKDVGIPECEGAATAKSPWNAPELFDLSILEGEMIREWLFFDKPRRAFESGNRKQRSLPDYSGRGWHESRKQVMNEFGGLKRSYYMDPQPLNHFEWHLYEYEINKGKWGD; from the exons ATGGGAAAACATTCGAAGACCAGTTGCAAGTCGGCCTCCCACAAGCTATTTAAGGATAAGGCAAAGAACCGGGTTGATGATCTGCAAAGTATATTTGTAGATTTGCAGTATGCAAGGAAAGAGAGCCGCACAGTTGATGTGACGGTTCTCGAGGAACAAGTCCATCAGATGCTTCGTGAGTGGAAAGCTGAGCTGAACGAGCCTTCTCCAGCATCCTCTTTGCAACAA GGTGGAAGTCTTGGGTCGTTTTCATCGGACATTTGTCGATTGTTACAACTTTGCGAGGAGGATGATGATGCGTCTAGTCCATTAGCTGCTCCTAAGCCTGAACCTAATGAACAAAATTTGCAGGTTGGAGATACTATGGCACTTCAAGAG GGATTTAATGTGAATCGTGTACACCAAGAACAAGGCTTCCCTCTAGTGGATCAACGCAAGAACTCCCCTTCAGGAGTTCATGGTATGGCTATGAATAACTTGGAAGGACCTACACATTTGGAGTGTCATCAGCTTGATTTGCATCAGGGTTTTGAGCACAACTTTTACTCTGTCCTTAATGGTAGAGGATTGTGTGGGGAGGGTGCAATTCCTCATGTTTCTAGCTACTGTCCCAGTATTTTCCCTCCACCTGCTGCTTTTTTAGGTCCAAAATGTGCACTTTGGGATTGCCCACGACCTGCCCaagggatggattggtgtgagGACTACTGTAGCAGCTTCCATGCTGCCTTAGCATTGAATGAAGGTCCTCCTGGAATGGGTCCAGTTTTACGGCCTGGTGGAATTGGTCTGAAAGATGGTTTGCTTTTTGCTGCTCTTAGTGCAAAGGCACAAGGGAAAGATGTTGGTATCCCTGAATGTGAAGGAGCTGCCACCGCAAAGTCCCCATGGAACGCTCCTG AGCTTTTTGATCTGTCAATATTGGAGGGTGAGATGATTAGGGAGTGGCTTTTCTTTGATAAGCCTCGTAGAGCATTTGAGAGTGGTAATAGAAAGCAGAGGTCACTGCCTGATTACAGTGGACGCGGTTGGCATGAGTCAAGAAAGCAAGTGATGAATGAGTTTGGAGGGCTGAAAAGATCTTATTACATGGATCCTCAGCCATTGAACCACTTTGAGTGGCATCTTTATGAATATGAAATTAACAA AGGCAAATGGGGAGACTGA